From the genome of Pirellulales bacterium, one region includes:
- a CDS encoding NPCBM/NEW2 domain-containing protein, which yields MALTFALALLDNLQPAFAQTDTLIPVRGSRTAAALESISADGHAVFATSESSMTIPLADVVRWGTFVEPQAGMQVLLAGGGLIAAAEAHTENEQLHIESSLLGERVIPLEFVAGIIFRPPYDPQQRDRLVNRVRENSARNDQLLLENGDELPGTVISIGDKDVDFETQGKRVTVERSRIAAVGFDPTIVAATPIGGLHVLAGLRDGSRLLISQLAGTAKQMNFTMADRTVWTLSGDSLVALQPLSGKAKFLSDLKAEGYKHLPFLSQSWPYHNDANVAGTQLRAGGHPYAKGIGMHSAARLTYRLDGHYRAFAADVALDDQVKGSGAAIFAVYIDDKLAWKSKVVRGNMQPIPVQINTAGAKRLSLLVEFAERGDELDRANWLDARLVD from the coding sequence ATGGCGTTGACGTTTGCGCTAGCACTGCTGGACAATTTGCAGCCGGCATTTGCACAGACCGATACTCTGATTCCGGTGCGAGGTTCGCGGACGGCGGCCGCGCTGGAGAGCATCTCGGCCGACGGCCACGCAGTGTTTGCTACCAGCGAATCATCGATGACCATCCCCTTGGCAGACGTGGTTCGCTGGGGCACATTTGTTGAGCCACAGGCCGGTATGCAAGTTCTGCTTGCCGGCGGAGGACTTATTGCCGCCGCAGAGGCGCACACCGAAAACGAACAGCTTCATATCGAATCGAGCCTACTGGGTGAACGTGTCATTCCTTTGGAATTCGTCGCGGGTATTATATTTCGCCCGCCTTACGATCCTCAACAACGCGACCGTCTGGTCAACCGCGTGCGGGAAAACTCCGCCCGCAACGACCAGTTGCTATTGGAAAACGGCGACGAACTACCCGGTACGGTCATTTCAATCGGTGACAAGGATGTCGATTTCGAGACTCAGGGAAAAAGAGTAACTGTCGAGCGATCGCGCATTGCGGCCGTGGGCTTCGATCCGACTATCGTTGCGGCAACTCCGATCGGCGGCCTGCACGTTCTGGCCGGCTTGCGCGACGGAAGCCGCTTGCTCATCAGCCAACTCGCGGGCACTGCGAAACAGATGAATTTCACGATGGCTGATCGAACTGTATGGACTCTGTCGGGTGATTCGCTGGTGGCATTACAGCCGCTATCCGGCAAGGCGAAGTTTTTGTCGGATCTAAAGGCCGAGGGCTACAAGCACCTGCCGTTCCTTAGCCAGTCATGGCCCTATCACAACGACGCGAACGTCGCCGGGACGCAATTACGGGCCGGCGGTCATCCATATGCCAAGGGCATTGGTATGCACAGCGCCGCGCGGCTGACCTATCGTCTCGACGGCCATTATCGTGCCTTCGCCGCCGACGTCGCGCTCGACGATCAGGTCAAGGGAAGTGGTGCGGCGATATTCGCGGTCTACATCGACGATAAGCTTGCCTGGAAGAGCAAAGTGGTTCGCGGAAACATGCAGCCAATCCCCGTGCAGATCAATACCGCAGGCGCGAAGCGGCTCAGTTTGCTCGTCGAATTCGCGGAGCGCGGGGACGAATTGGATCGCGCTAATTGGCTGGACGCGCGATTGGTCGATTAA
- a CDS encoding 2,3-bisphosphoglycerate-independent phosphoglycerate mutase, with protein MDMHELTRSLHTQNDSKIVMIVADGLGGLPFESGGLTELEAALTPRLDVLARRGVLGLSTPVKPGITPGSGPGHLALFGYDPLRYVIGRGALEATGIGFELGPNDVAARGNFCTLDKAGLISDRRAGRISSEESAPLAIKLRQVKIPGLEVFVEPVKEHRFVVVFRAAGLGGDVHDTDPQATGVAPLAPQPSRPESAKTAEVAAEFVAQAQRLLADQPKANGLTLRGFSARPSLPTFEDVYGLRAAAIAVYPMYKGLARLVGMQLVGSAQTLDEQMALLEEQWDNFDFFFLHFKYTDSTGEDGNFQAKVQRIEELDASLPRVMALEPTVLIVTGDHSTPSRLRNHSWHPVPTLLLSDICRSDLSESFSERECLRGGLGQFEAKYLMTLALANAGRLGKYGA; from the coding sequence ATGGACATGCACGAACTAACGCGCAGCTTGCACACGCAGAACGACTCGAAGATCGTGATGATTGTGGCCGATGGACTCGGTGGTCTGCCATTTGAATCGGGCGGTCTGACGGAACTCGAGGCCGCCCTGACGCCACGGCTCGATGTGCTGGCGCGGCGAGGAGTCCTGGGGCTCAGCACGCCCGTCAAGCCGGGAATTACTCCTGGAAGTGGACCCGGACATTTGGCTTTGTTCGGGTACGACCCATTGCGATATGTCATTGGCCGGGGAGCACTCGAGGCCACGGGTATCGGCTTTGAGCTGGGGCCGAACGATGTGGCAGCACGAGGCAACTTTTGCACGCTCGACAAAGCCGGGCTGATCAGCGATCGGCGCGCCGGCCGGATCAGCAGCGAGGAAAGCGCTCCGCTGGCCATCAAACTGCGACAGGTGAAGATTCCCGGCCTGGAAGTATTTGTCGAACCGGTGAAGGAACATCGCTTCGTCGTTGTATTTCGGGCCGCGGGATTGGGAGGCGACGTACACGACACAGATCCGCAGGCCACTGGCGTCGCGCCTTTGGCGCCGCAGCCATCCCGACCCGAGAGCGCCAAAACCGCCGAAGTGGCCGCCGAGTTTGTGGCACAGGCTCAGCGATTGCTCGCCGATCAACCCAAGGCAAACGGTTTGACATTGCGCGGTTTTTCCGCACGACCGTCGCTACCGACATTCGAGGATGTCTACGGCCTGCGAGCTGCCGCGATCGCAGTGTATCCGATGTACAAAGGATTGGCCCGTCTCGTCGGAATGCAATTGGTCGGCAGCGCACAAACGCTAGATGAACAGATGGCACTGCTCGAAGAGCAGTGGGACAACTTCGATTTCTTCTTTCTCCATTTCAAGTACACCGACAGCACGGGGGAAGACGGCAACTTTCAGGCAAAGGTGCAGCGAATCGAAGAGTTGGATGCCTCGTTGCCGCGCGTCATGGCGCTCGAGCCCACCGTACTGATCGTTACCGGCGACCATAGCACGCCTAGCCGGCTGCGCAACCACAGCTGGCACCCGGTGCCGACACTGCTGCTGTCGGACATCTGCCGTAGCGACCTGTCGGAATCCTTTAGCGAACGCGAGTGCCTACGCGGCGGGCTGGGGCAATTCGAGGCAAAGTATCTGATGACTTTGGCGTTGGCCAATGCTGGTCGACTCGGAAAATACGGGGCATAA
- a CDS encoding metal-dependent hydrolase → MGIELTWLGHGTWSIVVESNSTGKHTILLDPFLDDSPSAPVKAADVAADYILISHGHFDHVSDAAKIAKRTGALVISNFEICEWLAKQGVQRTHPHNLGGGSSHDFGRVQLTLAHHSSMLPDGAYGGNPAGFLLSTAGRKVYFACDTALFYDMKFIGEQGIDVAVLPIGDQFTMGPVDSIRAIQLIQPKIVVPAHYDTWPPIHQNAAAWAQQVLAETTAEPRVISPGEKIVLNAL, encoded by the coding sequence ATGGGAATTGAGCTCACTTGGCTAGGCCACGGGACTTGGTCGATCGTTGTAGAATCGAACAGCACGGGCAAGCACACTATTCTGCTCGATCCTTTTCTAGACGACTCTCCGTCCGCGCCTGTCAAGGCCGCCGATGTGGCGGCAGATTATATTCTGATTTCGCATGGGCACTTCGATCATGTGTCCGATGCGGCAAAAATCGCCAAGCGGACCGGGGCGCTTGTGATCTCGAACTTCGAGATCTGCGAGTGGTTGGCCAAGCAAGGAGTACAGCGTACGCATCCGCACAATTTGGGTGGCGGATCGTCACATGATTTCGGCCGAGTGCAACTAACGCTGGCGCATCATAGCTCGATGTTGCCCGATGGAGCGTACGGCGGCAATCCTGCGGGCTTTTTGCTGTCGACTGCGGGGCGCAAGGTGTATTTCGCGTGCGACACCGCACTGTTCTACGACATGAAGTTTATTGGCGAGCAGGGGATCGACGTGGCCGTGCTACCTATTGGCGACCAATTCACGATGGGGCCGGTGGACTCAATTCGCGCGATCCAACTCATTCAGCCGAAGATCGTAGTGCCTGCGCACTACGACACCTGGCCGCCGATCCATCAAAATGCCGCCGCCTGGGCCCAGCAGGTGCTCGCCGAGACCACGGCGGAGCCGCGCGTGATATCGCCCGGCGAGAAGATTGTCCTTAACGCATTGTAA
- a CDS encoding DUF6263 family protein, with protein sequence MAWLQVSSRVRGTVGIVIPTLVVMAAAHTAMAETELRWKFKQGDKTQYEMKMEMTQDTKAGDTPVQAKMSQVMDMTWEVKSVADDGTATLHQTIDRIRMEMTMPAGAGADFKFDSQNPEQDKVPPGIAKTFAAMVGKPFVLTVTPSGEVKDLKSPEGMVAALKGSAVGGAVTEDSLKQMISQSMMPFPAEAVSTGATWEKSAELPAPPFGKQLTKTEYKFVGEETHDGKKLDKIDVTLDAKFETSENAPTKMKIKSNEAGGEVLWDNEAGHPVTSTIDSKMTFELTIGGMSIEQDVTTKVMMNLVAPSNAREL encoded by the coding sequence ATGGCATGGCTGCAAGTTTCAAGCAGGGTCCGTGGAACCGTTGGCATTGTCATTCCCACGCTGGTTGTGATGGCCGCGGCGCACACCGCGATGGCCGAAACCGAATTGCGGTGGAAATTCAAGCAGGGAGACAAGACTCAGTACGAGATGAAGATGGAGATGACCCAGGATACCAAGGCGGGCGATACCCCCGTCCAAGCCAAAATGAGCCAGGTCATGGACATGACTTGGGAGGTCAAGAGCGTCGCTGACGATGGCACTGCCACGTTGCACCAGACGATCGACCGAATTCGGATGGAGATGACTATGCCCGCGGGGGCTGGGGCAGACTTCAAGTTTGATTCTCAGAATCCGGAGCAGGATAAAGTGCCTCCCGGCATCGCCAAAACTTTTGCCGCCATGGTGGGAAAGCCCTTCGTGCTGACGGTCACACCAAGCGGCGAAGTGAAGGACCTGAAATCTCCCGAAGGCATGGTGGCGGCTCTCAAGGGGAGCGCCGTCGGGGGCGCGGTGACCGAGGATTCCCTCAAGCAAATGATCAGTCAGAGCATGATGCCCTTTCCGGCCGAGGCGGTTTCCACAGGCGCGACCTGGGAAAAGTCGGCAGAACTCCCCGCACCCCCGTTTGGCAAGCAATTGACCAAAACAGAATACAAATTCGTGGGCGAAGAAACTCACGATGGAAAGAAGCTTGACAAGATCGACGTCACGTTAGACGCCAAATTCGAGACGAGTGAAAACGCGCCGACGAAGATGAAGATCAAGAGCAACGAGGCTGGCGGAGAGGTTCTGTGGGACAATGAGGCCGGCCACCCGGTGACATCCACGATCGACAGCAAAATGACGTTCGAACTTACGATCGGCGGCATGTCGATCGAGCAGGATGTGACGACCAAGGTGATGATGAATCTCGTCGCGCCGTCGAACGCTCGCGAGTTGTAG
- a CDS encoding NUDIX domain-containing protein, with the protein MKQSAGVLLYRHGEDDWEVLLVHPSGNYNRRAPWSIPKGLPNAGEDLERAARRECAEETGVEAGGLISLGSVTLTKSRKQIFCFAGPAPPAAIPRCASWEVDRAEFVSLDLAKQFLHADQVPLLDRLLAIVGSRP; encoded by the coding sequence ATGAAGCAATCTGCCGGCGTGCTCCTCTACCGGCACGGCGAGGACGACTGGGAAGTATTGCTCGTCCACCCATCGGGCAATTACAACCGCCGCGCGCCGTGGAGCATTCCCAAAGGTTTGCCCAACGCAGGGGAAGACCTTGAACGGGCGGCGAGGCGTGAGTGCGCTGAGGAAACCGGCGTCGAGGCGGGCGGACTTATCTCGCTGGGCTCGGTCACGTTGACGAAAAGCCGCAAGCAAATCTTTTGCTTTGCCGGACCTGCACCACCCGCTGCGATACCGCGCTGCGCAAGCTGGGAAGTCGACCGGGCGGAATTTGTCTCGCTCGACCTGGCCAAGCAGTTTCTGCACGCGGATCAGGTCCCGCTCTTGGACCGACTGCTTGCAATCGTCGGCAGCCGACCGTAG
- a CDS encoding PEP-CTERM sorting domain-containing protein: protein MRFFSMLDTRIVCLCAAIFSGAIVIGSASTASATPASFAQFSEASPGGNLFALNTNSPETDFGTSTGGPLGAAIPVNFTYLTLGGLPADLQGVQQATLSMTSSTVSPVITGFGGTVATQTFTGAGTLPNSISLIRDTPAGEGLGAKDNLLTITFTNSTLIGILGNSAPQMTADTATAGVVVTYSSDFLTFANGEKNFSLTFSSWNTPGDGNGLATNGDEQALLFLAATAAGAGTFGGNASVFIPEPSTMVLAGIGVVGLALAARRRRK, encoded by the coding sequence GTGAGGTTTTTCTCGATGCTCGACACTCGAATTGTCTGTCTATGCGCCGCTATTTTCTCGGGCGCAATTGTTATCGGCTCTGCGTCAACCGCTAGTGCCACTCCCGCGAGCTTCGCCCAATTCTCCGAGGCGTCGCCGGGCGGCAACCTGTTCGCGCTGAACACAAACAGTCCAGAAACAGACTTCGGAACTTCCACGGGTGGCCCCTTGGGTGCCGCTATCCCTGTCAACTTTACGTACCTCACCCTGGGCGGGCTCCCCGCGGACCTGCAGGGCGTTCAACAAGCCACGCTGAGCATGACGTCGAGCACCGTTAGTCCGGTTATAACCGGCTTCGGTGGAACGGTCGCCACGCAAACATTCACCGGCGCCGGCACCCTCCCCAACTCGATCAGCCTCATTCGCGACACGCCGGCCGGAGAAGGTCTTGGCGCAAAGGACAATCTGCTAACGATCACCTTTACGAATTCGACCTTGATCGGCATTTTGGGCAACAGTGCCCCACAAATGACGGCAGACACTGCAACGGCAGGCGTCGTGGTCACCTATTCGTCCGATTTTCTGACCTTCGCCAACGGCGAGAAGAACTTCTCCCTGACGTTCAGCTCGTGGAATACGCCCGGTGACGGCAACGGTCTTGCCACCAATGGCGATGAACAGGCTCTGCTGTTCCTCGCAGCCACCGCTGCCGGTGCGGGCACTTTCGGCGGTAATGCCTCGGTCTTTATTCCAGAGCCTAGCACGATGGTGTTGGCCGGAATCGGAGTTGTCGGGCTGGCGTTGGCCGCACGACGTCGCCGGAAGTAG
- a CDS encoding class I SAM-dependent methyltransferase yields MGIYSRFILPRVLEFAMSQPQVMRERPTALAEAHGDVLEIGFGTGLNLACYPDGITSLTLLDPVSMLDTRVAERIGAAKMPITVARGDGASLPFDAGRFDCVASTWTLCTIPDVEAAIREIRRVLKPTGRYLFLEHGLSVDPRVARWQDRLDRVHGLFTGGCHVNRPIDRLITAAGLSIERLDRFVLARTPQYLAAHYRGIATVA; encoded by the coding sequence ATGGGAATCTACTCACGATTCATCTTGCCGCGGGTGCTAGAATTCGCCATGAGCCAGCCGCAGGTGATGCGCGAGCGCCCCACGGCTCTGGCCGAGGCGCATGGTGATGTGCTCGAGATCGGTTTCGGCACCGGTTTGAACCTGGCCTGTTATCCAGACGGAATTACGAGCCTCACGTTGCTCGATCCCGTGTCGATGCTCGACACTCGCGTCGCCGAGCGCATCGGAGCGGCCAAGATGCCGATCACCGTGGCTCGAGGGGATGGTGCCTCGCTCCCCTTCGACGCTGGTCGGTTCGACTGCGTGGCCAGCACATGGACGCTGTGTACGATCCCGGATGTCGAGGCGGCAATTCGAGAAATACGACGCGTATTGAAGCCGACGGGCCGCTATTTGTTTTTGGAACACGGCCTCAGCGTCGATCCGCGTGTGGCACGCTGGCAAGATCGGCTCGATCGCGTACACGGCCTCTTCACAGGCGGTTGCCACGTAAATCGTCCGATCGATCGCCTGATCACCGCGGCCGGACTATCGATCGAACGGCTCGATCGCTTCGTGCTGGCCCGTACGCCCCAGTATTTGGCCGCTCACTATCGAGGTATCGCAACAGTGGCATAA
- a CDS encoding CehA/McbA family metallohydrolase, which produces MSFDRNTYLLRAAGILSVVALATAVSAVEPLPLVSGVELQPVRAQVDRVAQALELAGAPLTPEQQQSLKTAYAEQDAEKSLAEIQSVLDPLCLAGVTINPESRVKVAAGQAEKNLVQHGWRVFLVKVANEAGVTAPLRVTSPNAAKLHKSSSGNPAPPQSITPQDVGERWLDVQLTTSQPLNKELSGLPLEYRLIELYSRDVGQREAKLMFDVGQGTQDLGFRNELNVLFNCEPAVHVALEVLDVDGQPTTGQFVFRDQLGRVYPSRARRMAPDLFFHDQIYRHSGETVLLPPGKFTVTYSRGPEYRILTREIEVPHAATHRESFRLERWIKLADHRWYSGDHHVHSAGCAHYESPAEGVQPEDMMRHIQGEDLNIGCVLSWGPCWYFQKQYFEGKVSALSTPTNLMRYDVEVSGFPSSHCGHLCLLRLKEDDYPGTTKIEEWPSWDLPVLKWGKEQGGIVGYSHSGWGLQVPATTLPTYDMPPFDGIGANEYIVDVVHDACDFISAVDTPFVWEMNIWYHTLNCGYTCRISGETDFPCIYGERVGLGRAYVKLKGSADQPLNYDEWALGIRDGRSYCTDGLAHLFDFTVNDLGVGEPGAGGRASKLAVKAGDKLPIRVRAAAMLEEKPRDDIRRRKLDQKPYWHVERARVGESRKVPVELIVNGRVVETREIEADGHIADLQFDYVPQASCWIALRVFAAAHTNPVFVEVDKKPICASRRSAQWCLDAVDVCWKQKVRNTRESEQPAAAAAYEVARQAYRKALAEAPAE; this is translated from the coding sequence ATGAGCTTCGATCGAAATACGTATCTGCTACGCGCCGCGGGCATTCTTTCAGTTGTCGCGTTGGCAACGGCCGTGAGCGCGGTCGAGCCACTGCCGTTGGTCAGCGGCGTCGAGTTGCAGCCAGTTCGGGCGCAGGTAGATCGTGTTGCTCAAGCACTCGAGTTGGCAGGAGCACCGCTCACGCCCGAGCAGCAACAGTCGCTCAAAACGGCTTACGCTGAGCAGGATGCGGAGAAGAGCCTGGCCGAGATTCAGTCCGTTCTGGACCCGCTCTGCCTGGCGGGGGTCACGATCAATCCGGAAAGCCGCGTCAAGGTTGCCGCAGGGCAGGCTGAGAAGAATCTTGTGCAACACGGCTGGCGTGTGTTTCTCGTCAAAGTTGCCAACGAAGCCGGCGTTACGGCCCCGCTGCGCGTCACCAGCCCCAACGCTGCTAAACTTCACAAATCCTCTAGCGGCAATCCGGCGCCGCCCCAATCGATCACTCCACAGGATGTCGGCGAGCGATGGCTCGATGTGCAATTAACCACCTCTCAGCCTCTCAACAAGGAATTGTCGGGCTTGCCGCTCGAGTATCGATTGATCGAACTCTACAGTCGCGATGTCGGCCAGCGCGAAGCAAAGCTGATGTTCGACGTTGGGCAAGGAACCCAAGATCTTGGCTTTCGCAACGAGCTGAACGTCCTCTTTAATTGTGAGCCTGCCGTGCATGTGGCGTTGGAAGTTTTGGATGTCGACGGCCAGCCGACGACCGGGCAATTCGTCTTTCGTGACCAATTGGGGCGCGTTTATCCGTCTCGGGCGCGGCGCATGGCACCGGACCTCTTTTTCCACGATCAGATTTATCGCCACAGCGGCGAGACTGTGCTGCTGCCCCCCGGTAAGTTCACGGTGACCTATTCACGCGGGCCGGAGTATCGGATTCTAACTCGCGAGATCGAAGTTCCGCACGCAGCCACGCATCGCGAAAGCTTTCGCCTTGAGCGGTGGATCAAGCTGGCCGATCACCGATGGTATTCCGGCGATCATCACGTCCATAGCGCCGGTTGCGCGCACTACGAATCGCCAGCCGAAGGAGTGCAGCCCGAGGATATGATGCGGCATATTCAGGGCGAAGATCTGAATATCGGCTGCGTATTGTCGTGGGGACCGTGCTGGTATTTTCAGAAGCAGTATTTCGAAGGCAAAGTCAGCGCGCTCTCGACTCCTACCAACTTGATGCGATATGACGTCGAAGTTTCCGGGTTCCCTAGTTCGCACTGCGGCCATCTGTGCTTGCTGCGATTAAAGGAAGACGATTATCCCGGCACAACCAAGATCGAAGAGTGGCCCAGTTGGGATCTGCCTGTGTTGAAGTGGGGCAAAGAGCAGGGGGGCATCGTTGGCTACTCGCACAGCGGCTGGGGACTGCAAGTTCCGGCAACGACGCTACCCACCTACGACATGCCCCCCTTCGACGGCATCGGGGCGAACGAGTACATCGTGGACGTCGTTCACGATGCGTGCGACTTCATTTCCGCAGTCGACACCCCGTTCGTATGGGAAATGAACATCTGGTATCACACACTCAACTGCGGCTACACGTGTCGCATCAGTGGCGAGACGGACTTTCCCTGTATCTACGGCGAGCGTGTCGGGCTGGGCCGCGCCTATGTCAAACTGAAGGGGAGCGCCGACCAACCCCTCAATTACGACGAATGGGCCCTAGGTATTCGCGACGGTCGCAGCTATTGCACCGATGGGCTGGCGCATTTGTTCGACTTTACTGTCAACGATCTCGGGGTCGGCGAGCCTGGGGCCGGGGGCCGGGCCAGCAAGTTGGCCGTCAAGGCGGGCGACAAATTGCCAATACGCGTCCGCGCCGCGGCGATGCTTGAAGAAAAGCCGCGCGATGACATTCGCCGCCGCAAGCTTGATCAGAAGCCGTATTGGCATGTCGAGCGGGCTCGCGTCGGTGAATCGCGCAAAGTACCGGTCGAGTTGATTGTTAACGGTCGCGTCGTCGAAACACGCGAAATCGAGGCCGACGGTCACATCGCCGATTTGCAATTCGATTACGTCCCGCAAGCGTCTTGTTGGATCGCCCTGCGCGTCTTCGCCGCGGCGCATACAAATCCTGTGTTTGTCGAAGTCGACAAAAAGCCGATTTGTGCCAGTCGTCGCAGCGCGCAGTGGTGCCTCGATGCGGTCGACGTGTGCTGGAAGCAAAAGGTGCGCAATACGCGCGAAAGCGAGCAGCCCGCGGCCGCCGCGGCTTATGAGGTGGCGCGGCAGGCCTATCGCAAGGCTCTGGCCGAGGCGCCGGCCGAGTGA
- a CDS encoding prenyltransferase/squalene oxidase repeat-containing protein encodes MADSDSLPLQGPPLPAPPVRGYAEPPSVPQPGYVHSPPATSLVPSQQVSGGTSAADAQASTGPDKGNVWLSIPVGVTSPGSLPVGPPPAPPVVPMPRGANGSVAPVRAASPSPPRVGANPRASMQQVTVAEVHISQGANSRTAAPSGAADPAGTRTNPTAAQAPLVPTARPAAGVIPPETGRRKDDKTSDDSFEDLAYRAAPPWLVSALVHMLMLIILGLIFAAPRMNLGRDSFEIDPIYSDRLGDQLLDPTIDSGTTAPDHADKMMITPTDLNSVEDPFAAPKQPEISLDGSSAAAALMAPTIGLALSGRQEGSRQSLLGRYGGNTITEGGVQGGLAFLARQQRPDGSWSLKGPYSGGAYNENVEAATAMALLAFQGHGNTHNSGQYKKNVANGIKYLLSVQAPDGNFYQGNRQDWLYTHAQCTIAVCELYGMTKDSHLRLVAEKAVQFCVEAQDSLGGWRYRPRMDSDTSVTGWMVMALQSARMAGLDVPKETLDRVGTYLDKVTTDGVLYGYQVGQHPDPVMTAEALLCRQYLGWTQYDPKLVAGVEYLGSHLPTWLERDVYYWYYGTQVMHHFGGDHWKRWNDALAHMLVENQEKNGPEKGSWDPKGKSPDAWAVRDQGGRLYVTCLSLYMLEIYYRHMPLYPQGVQ; translated from the coding sequence ATGGCGGATTCGGACTCCTTGCCGTTGCAAGGACCGCCCCTGCCCGCGCCTCCGGTGCGCGGTTACGCTGAGCCTCCGTCCGTACCTCAGCCGGGCTACGTTCACAGCCCGCCAGCCACGTCCCTCGTGCCTTCCCAGCAAGTGTCGGGTGGTACGTCTGCCGCGGACGCACAGGCGAGCACAGGCCCGGATAAAGGCAATGTTTGGTTATCGATTCCTGTCGGCGTCACCAGCCCAGGCAGCCTGCCTGTCGGACCGCCGCCTGCGCCTCCTGTGGTGCCTATGCCGCGCGGCGCGAATGGCAGCGTAGCACCTGTGCGGGCGGCCTCGCCCTCACCGCCACGCGTAGGGGCAAATCCACGTGCCTCGATGCAGCAAGTTACAGTTGCCGAAGTCCACATTTCTCAAGGGGCCAATTCGCGGACCGCAGCGCCGAGCGGCGCTGCGGATCCTGCGGGCACTCGTACGAATCCAACAGCGGCCCAGGCTCCGCTCGTGCCCACGGCGCGTCCGGCGGCCGGCGTCATCCCGCCTGAAACCGGACGTCGAAAGGATGATAAGACCTCTGATGATTCCTTCGAGGACTTGGCCTACCGGGCAGCGCCACCGTGGCTGGTAAGCGCCCTAGTCCATATGTTGATGTTGATCATCCTAGGTTTGATTTTTGCGGCGCCACGCATGAATCTGGGCCGCGACTCGTTCGAGATCGATCCGATCTATTCCGATCGACTAGGAGACCAACTGCTCGACCCGACGATCGATTCGGGCACAACCGCCCCGGATCATGCCGACAAGATGATGATCACGCCCACGGATCTCAATTCGGTCGAGGATCCTTTTGCCGCGCCCAAACAGCCAGAGATCTCGCTCGACGGCTCGTCGGCCGCGGCGGCGCTAATGGCGCCGACGATTGGCTTAGCACTTTCCGGGCGGCAGGAAGGAAGCCGACAATCGCTACTGGGGCGCTATGGCGGTAACACAATCACGGAGGGGGGCGTCCAGGGCGGGCTGGCCTTCCTCGCCCGGCAGCAAAGGCCCGACGGATCATGGAGCCTGAAGGGCCCGTACAGCGGCGGCGCCTACAATGAGAACGTCGAAGCCGCGACAGCCATGGCGCTGTTGGCATTTCAGGGGCACGGCAACACGCATAATTCCGGGCAGTACAAGAAGAATGTTGCTAACGGAATTAAGTACCTACTGAGTGTGCAGGCACCTGACGGCAACTTCTATCAAGGGAACCGCCAGGACTGGTTGTATACACATGCCCAGTGCACGATCGCCGTCTGCGAGTTGTACGGCATGACCAAAGATTCGCACTTGCGTCTGGTGGCCGAAAAGGCCGTGCAGTTTTGTGTAGAGGCGCAAGATTCTCTTGGCGGCTGGCGCTATCGGCCGCGCATGGACAGCGACACCTCGGTAACCGGCTGGATGGTAATGGCCCTGCAGAGCGCGCGGATGGCCGGCCTGGACGTGCCCAAAGAGACACTTGATCGCGTCGGCACGTATCTCGACAAGGTAACGACCGACGGAGTCCTGTATGGCTACCAGGTCGGCCAGCATCCAGATCCCGTGATGACGGCCGAAGCGCTGCTCTGCCGACAGTATCTAGGTTGGACCCAGTACGACCCGAAGCTAGTGGCTGGCGTCGAATACCTTGGCAGCCATCTCCCCACCTGGTTAGAGCGCGACGTCTACTACTGGTATTACGGCACGCAGGTCATGCATCACTTCGGCGGCGATCATTGGAAGCGCTGGAACGATGCGCTAGCCCATATGCTCGTCGAAAATCAGGAGAAGAACGGACCAGAGAAGGGAAGCTGGGACCCGAAGGGCAAGAGTCCAGATGCCTGGGCCGTGCGTGATCAGGGAGGACGGCTGTACGTGACCTGCTTGTCGCTCTACATGCTCGAAATCTACTATCGCCACATGCCGCTGTATCCGCAGGGCGTGCAGTGA